One Streptomyces sp. NBC_01237 genomic region harbors:
- a CDS encoding LpqB family beta-propeller domain-containing protein, producing MSALLGCGIVVLAGCGSMPVSGDVKAVDASQPGDSQVQVYAVAPREGAAPSEVVDGFLESMTSDDPDFRTTRKYLTEEAARTWKPSEGTTVLAKAPNRNGPSLHDKERRSTETSYRLTGEKVAAVDEQSSYQPLAPTDYSQTLHLVRENGADGKREWRIDIVPDGLVLGQSDFKRLYRSVNKYYFASGRTNGQSTMVADPVYVRNRTDPVTRMDTATQTVRTLLAGPTNWLRPVVDSRFPAGTALQKGVTSLAPDDQNVLKVPLNQKADKAGQGACRMMAAQVLFTLRDLTSARVEQVELESGRGRLCSLGADEAEEFASDNGSGAPDSQYFIDDRGRVLRIPGNTKGSGDPEPVTGPLGTGAVVMSAVGVARDEQHAAAVSGNHQNLYVASTVADGELTGPAVTSKGKKAEDRLSRPSWDGRGDLWVADRDPDSRRLLRLAKGEGKPQEVTVPSLDGGRIEELRMSADGVRIALLLSKDGRSTLKIGRIERHGPASAPKVSVEDLRQAAPQLTDVTAISWSGRSRLVVVGKEDGGVQQVRYVQADGSTPSSGVLPGVNQVQAVAAADDELLPLMAETESDGIVKLSPGDNWQTVLKGGTSLVYPG from the coding sequence ATGTCCGCGCTGCTCGGCTGCGGCATCGTGGTGCTGGCGGGGTGCGGATCGATGCCGGTCTCCGGTGACGTCAAGGCCGTCGACGCGTCGCAGCCGGGCGATTCCCAGGTGCAGGTGTACGCGGTGGCCCCGCGGGAGGGCGCGGCGCCCAGCGAGGTGGTCGACGGGTTCCTGGAGTCGATGACCAGCGACGATCCGGACTTCCGGACGACCCGGAAGTATCTGACCGAGGAAGCGGCCCGTACCTGGAAGCCGAGCGAGGGCACCACGGTCCTCGCCAAGGCACCCAACAGGAACGGCCCTTCGCTCCACGACAAGGAGCGCCGGAGCACGGAGACCTCCTACCGGCTGACCGGTGAGAAGGTCGCGGCGGTCGACGAGCAGAGCTCCTACCAGCCGCTCGCACCCACCGACTACTCCCAGACGCTGCATCTCGTCCGGGAGAACGGGGCGGACGGCAAGCGCGAGTGGCGCATCGACATCGTGCCGGACGGCCTGGTGCTGGGCCAGTCCGACTTCAAGCGCCTCTACCGGTCCGTGAACAAGTACTACTTCGCCTCCGGTCGGACGAACGGGCAGTCCACGATGGTCGCCGACCCGGTGTACGTACGGAACCGGACCGATCCCGTCACCCGGATGGACACGGCGACCCAGACGGTCCGGACCCTTCTGGCCGGGCCGACGAACTGGCTGCGTCCGGTGGTCGACTCCCGCTTCCCCGCCGGTACGGCGCTGCAGAAGGGCGTCACGTCGCTGGCGCCCGACGACCAGAACGTCCTGAAGGTGCCGCTCAACCAGAAGGCCGACAAGGCCGGTCAGGGCGCCTGCCGCATGATGGCCGCGCAGGTGCTCTTCACCCTGCGGGACCTGACGTCGGCGAGGGTCGAGCAGGTGGAACTGGAGAGCGGCCGGGGCAGGCTGTGTTCCCTGGGCGCGGACGAGGCGGAGGAGTTCGCCTCCGACAACGGGTCCGGTGCGCCCGACAGCCAGTACTTCATCGATGACAGGGGACGCGTCCTGCGGATACCCGGCAACACCAAGGGCAGCGGTGACCCCGAGCCGGTGACCGGCCCGCTGGGGACCGGAGCCGTGGTGATGAGCGCCGTCGGGGTGGCCCGTGACGAGCAGCACGCCGCCGCGGTCTCGGGGAACCACCAGAACCTGTACGTGGCCTCCACGGTCGCGGACGGCGAACTGACCGGCCCGGCGGTGACCAGCAAGGGCAAGAAGGCCGAGGACCGGCTGTCGCGGCCCAGCTGGGACGGCCGGGGCGATCTGTGGGTCGCCGACCGCGATCCCGACAGCCGGAGGCTGCTGCGGCTGGCGAAGGGCGAGGGCAAGCCGCAGGAGGTGACGGTCCCGAGCCTGGACGGCGGGCGGATCGAGGAGCTGCGGATGTCGGCGGACGGCGTCCGGATCGCTCTGCTGCTGTCCAAGGACGGGCGGTCGACACTGAAGATCGGCCGGATCGAACGGCATGGGCCCGCGTCGGCGCCGAAGGTCTCGGTCGAGGACCTGCGCCAGGCCGCACCGCAGCTCACGGATGTGACGGCGATCTCCTGGTCGGGCCGCAGCCGTCTCGTGGTGGTCGGCAAGGAGGACGGCGGTGTCCAGCAGGTGCGTTACGTACAGGCGGACGGCTCCACTCCGTCCTCGGGCGTGCTGCCCGGGGTGAACCAGGTTCAGGCGGTCGCGGCGGCGGACGACGAGCTGCTTCCGCTGATGGCGGAGACCGAGAGCGACGGGATCGTGAAGCTGTCGCCCGGCGACAACTGGCAGACGGTGCTCAAGGGAGGCACGTCGCTCGTCTACCCCGGCTGA
- a CDS encoding DUF4350 domain-containing protein, with protein sequence MTAATTASPTSASPTPRQVWNRARGVLLGVLILVVAGITLAAVRSGDQHGRLDPRSADPSGSRAAAELLKDRGISVTVATTLDEATTAAGPDTTLLVVRPNLLTPPQQRRLHAATSASAGRTVLIAPGRPSMTELAPGVHAEPSREVTGRAPACALPAARTAGTVDMGGIRYTADGLDAIACYPSGGLPSLLVLEEPRDGDTVLLGSPDFLHNERLAQQGNASLALQLLGSRPHLVWYLPSLADPSATEDDGQSGSGNGTEDGDTGSGSESESSFLDLIPSGWSWGALQLTLAAVLAALWRARRLGPLVTERLPVAIRASESAEGRARLYRKANARDRAAVSLRYGARCRIAPFIGVSAHDAHTPAVLLPALSARLTTAGDDRNTLLFGPVPTDDAALVLLTDQLDALEREVRTS encoded by the coding sequence ATGACCGCGGCCACCACCGCCTCCCCCACCTCGGCGTCCCCCACCCCGCGCCAGGTCTGGAACCGCGCCCGAGGGGTGCTGCTCGGCGTCCTCATCCTCGTCGTCGCCGGAATCACCCTCGCCGCCGTACGCTCCGGCGACCAGCACGGCCGGCTCGACCCCCGCTCCGCCGATCCGTCCGGCAGCCGTGCCGCCGCCGAACTCCTCAAGGACCGCGGTATATCCGTCACCGTCGCGACCACCCTCGACGAAGCCACCACCGCGGCAGGCCCCGACACCACGCTCCTGGTCGTCCGCCCCAATCTGCTGACGCCCCCGCAGCAACGCCGCCTCCACGCCGCGACGTCGGCCTCCGCCGGCCGCACCGTTCTGATCGCCCCCGGCCGGCCCTCCATGACCGAACTGGCCCCCGGCGTACACGCCGAGCCCTCTCGCGAGGTGACCGGACGAGCACCGGCGTGCGCGCTCCCGGCCGCCCGCACCGCCGGCACCGTGGACATGGGTGGCATCCGCTACACGGCGGACGGCCTCGACGCCATCGCCTGCTACCCGAGCGGCGGCCTCCCCAGCCTCCTCGTCCTTGAGGAACCCCGCGACGGCGACACCGTCCTCCTCGGCTCCCCCGACTTCCTCCACAACGAGCGTCTCGCCCAACAGGGCAACGCCTCGCTCGCCCTGCAACTTCTCGGTTCCCGCCCGCATCTTGTCTGGTACCTCCCCTCTCTGGCCGACCCCTCCGCCACCGAGGACGACGGACAGTCCGGCAGCGGCAACGGGACCGAGGACGGCGACACCGGGAGCGGGAGCGAGAGCGAGAGCAGTTTCCTCGACCTGATCCCCTCCGGCTGGAGCTGGGGAGCTCTCCAACTCACCCTCGCCGCCGTACTCGCCGCCCTCTGGCGAGCCCGCCGCCTCGGCCCCCTGGTCACCGAACGCCTCCCCGTGGCCATTCGCGCCTCCGAGTCCGCCGAAGGCCGTGCCCGCCTCTACCGCAAGGCCAACGCCCGGGACCGAGCAGCCGTCTCACTCCGATACGGGGCCCGCTGCCGCATCGCCCCCTTCATCGGGGTGTCCGCCCACGATGCGCACACCCCAGCCGTTCTGCTCCCCGCTCTCTCCGCCCGCCTCACCACCGCGGGCGACGACCGCAACACCCTGCTCTTCGGCCCGGTTCCCACCGATGACGCCGCACTCGTCCTCCTCACCGACCAACTAGACGCCCTCGAAAGAGAGGTACGCACTTCATGA
- the hpf gene encoding ribosome hibernation-promoting factor, HPF/YfiA family has product MDIVVKGRKTEVPERFRKHVAEKLKLDKIQKFDGKVISLDVEVSKEPNPRQADRSDRVEITLRSRGPVIRAEAAAGDPYAALDLATGKLEARLRKQHDKRNSRRGSGRLSAAEVGEVVPGAASFNGDGELVADETATPVPTTRIGSLEVQGEGPLVMREKTHVAAPMTLDQALYEMELVGHDFYLFVDSESKEPSVVYRRHAYDYGVIHLRTDPLAADEAGGAGGALGG; this is encoded by the coding sequence GTGGACATCGTCGTCAAGGGCCGCAAGACCGAGGTGCCCGAGCGGTTCCGCAAGCACGTGGCCGAGAAGCTGAAGCTGGACAAGATCCAGAAGTTCGACGGCAAGGTGATCAGCCTCGACGTCGAGGTGTCCAAGGAGCCGAATCCCCGTCAGGCCGACCGTTCCGACCGGGTGGAGATCACGCTCCGCTCCCGGGGGCCGGTCATCCGGGCGGAAGCAGCGGCGGGCGACCCTTACGCAGCGCTTGACCTGGCCACCGGCAAGCTGGAGGCGCGGCTGCGCAAGCAGCACGACAAGCGCAACAGCCGTCGTGGCAGCGGCCGGCTGTCCGCAGCCGAGGTCGGCGAGGTCGTGCCGGGAGCCGCGTCGTTCAACGGCGACGGCGAACTCGTCGCCGACGAGACGGCAACGCCCGTACCCACCACCAGGATCGGTTCGCTCGAGGTTCAGGGCGAGGGACCGCTGGTGATGCGTGAGAAGACGCACGTCGCCGCACCGATGACGCTCGACCAGGCGCTCTACGAGATGGAGCTGGTCGGGCACGACTTCTATCTGTTCGTCGACTCGGAGAGCAAGGAACCCAGTGTCGTCTACCGGCGGCACGCCTACGACTACGGTGTCATTCACCTGAGGACCGACCCGCTCGCCGCCGATGAGGCCGGTGGCGCGGGTGGCGCGCTCGGCGGCTGA
- the mtrB gene encoding MtrAB system histidine kinase MtrB, which yields MTRGSAAPKPGEPGVRAGRAAGPGRKSSWSGRFPRGARLFKDRAPGGPVPRLLMRWMRRPLLPAVRLWRRNLQFRVVAGTLLMSLGVVLLLGFVVIGQVRNGLLDAKAKAAQTQAAGGFAAAQEKANAPLTPGGQGDDGADGMTANTSWRTELVDQLASGGKNAFNVVALSADSVTEGATSRAPRGSGSVEASSVPERLRKAVDEGPGAFQTYSEIRYSYEKDPQPGLVVGKRLYDVDHHPYELYYLFPLAQEEKSLTLVKTTLATAGLFVVVLLGAIAWFVVRQVVTPVRMAAGIVERLSAGRLQERMKVTGEDDIARLGEAFNKMAQNLQLKIQQLEELSRMQRRFVSDVSHELRTPLTTVRMAADVIHEARADFDPVTARSAELLGDQLDRFESLLADLLEISRFDAGAAALEAEPIDVRAVVRRVIGGAEPLAERKGTRIRVIGDEQPVIAEADARRVERVLRNLVVNAVEHGEGRDVVVRLGVAQGAVAVAVRDYGVGLKPGEATRVFNRFWRADPARARTTGGTGLGLSIAVEDARLHGGWLQAWGEPGGGSQFRLTLPRTADEPLRGSPIPLEPEDSRRNRENRERAEAAPVTGDEHRRVSVPSQPGSTERPSLPAPARAPVAARRAPASVHPAALPGSGARVVARPAGERPGGGAETEAQDPDREDTTRGQ from the coding sequence ATGACCCGAGGCAGCGCTGCTCCGAAGCCCGGGGAGCCGGGAGTCCGTGCGGGGCGGGCTGCCGGTCCGGGACGGAAGAGCTCCTGGTCGGGCCGTTTCCCGCGGGGCGCCCGGTTGTTCAAGGACCGGGCGCCCGGCGGGCCCGTCCCCCGGCTGCTGATGCGGTGGATGCGGCGTCCGCTGCTGCCCGCCGTGCGGCTGTGGCGGCGCAACCTCCAGTTCCGCGTGGTCGCGGGCACCTTGCTGATGTCCCTCGGGGTGGTGCTGCTGCTCGGCTTCGTCGTGATCGGGCAGGTGCGCAACGGGCTGCTCGACGCGAAGGCCAAGGCCGCCCAGACCCAGGCCGCCGGTGGTTTCGCCGCGGCCCAGGAGAAGGCGAACGCACCCCTGACCCCGGGCGGGCAGGGCGACGACGGCGCCGACGGCATGACCGCCAACACCTCCTGGCGCACCGAGCTCGTCGACCAGCTCGCCAGTGGCGGCAAGAACGCCTTCAACGTGGTGGCCCTCAGCGCGGACTCCGTGACCGAGGGTGCGACCAGCCGTGCGCCGCGCGGTTCGGGCAGCGTGGAGGCGTCCAGCGTGCCGGAGCGCCTGCGCAAGGCGGTGGACGAGGGGCCCGGCGCGTTCCAGACGTACTCCGAGATCCGCTATTCGTACGAGAAGGACCCGCAGCCCGGACTCGTCGTCGGCAAGCGGCTCTACGACGTCGACCACCATCCGTACGAGCTGTACTACCTCTTCCCGCTGGCGCAGGAGGAGAAGTCGCTGACGCTGGTCAAGACGACCCTGGCGACCGCGGGACTGTTCGTGGTCGTGCTGCTCGGAGCCATCGCCTGGTTCGTGGTGCGGCAGGTCGTCACACCGGTACGGATGGCGGCCGGGATCGTCGAGCGGCTCTCCGCCGGCCGTCTCCAGGAACGGATGAAGGTCACCGGCGAGGACGACATCGCCCGGCTCGGTGAGGCCTTCAACAAGATGGCGCAGAACCTCCAGCTGAAGATCCAGCAGCTGGAGGAGCTCTCCCGGATGCAGCGGCGGTTCGTCTCGGACGTCTCGCACGAACTGAGGACCCCGCTGACGACCGTGCGCATGGCCGCCGACGTCATCCACGAGGCGCGCGCGGACTTCGACCCCGTGACGGCGCGCTCCGCCGAGTTGCTCGGGGACCAGCTCGACCGCTTCGAGTCACTGCTCGCCGACCTGCTGGAGATCAGCCGGTTCGACGCGGGCGCGGCGGCGCTGGAGGCCGAGCCGATAGACGTGCGGGCGGTCGTACGCCGGGTCATCGGCGGTGCCGAACCGCTCGCCGAGCGCAAGGGCACCCGGATCAGGGTCATCGGTGACGAGCAGCCGGTGATCGCGGAGGCCGACGCCCGGCGCGTCGAGCGCGTACTGCGCAATCTCGTCGTCAACGCCGTCGAGCACGGGGAGGGCCGGGACGTCGTGGTGCGGCTGGGTGTGGCCCAGGGCGCCGTGGCCGTGGCGGTCCGGGACTACGGCGTGGGGCTCAAGCCCGGCGAGGCGACCCGGGTCTTCAACCGGTTCTGGCGGGCCGATCCGGCGCGGGCCCGTACGACCGGTGGTACCGGCCTGGGGCTGTCGATCGCCGTCGAGGACGCCCGGCTGCACGGGGGCTGGCTGCAGGCATGGGGCGAGCCGGGCGGCGGCTCGCAGTTCCGGCTGACCCTGCCGCGCACGGCGGACGAGCCGCTGCGCGGTTCGCCGATACCGCTGGAGCCGGAGGACTCGCGGCGCAACCGGGAAAACCGGGAGCGCGCGGAGGCGGCGCCGGTGACCGGAGACGAACACCGGCGGGTGTCCGTACCGAGCCAGCCCGGTTCGACGGAACGCCCGTCGCTGCCCGCGCCGGCGCGCGCCCCCGTGGCCGCACGCCGGGCTCCGGCCTCCGTCCATCCGGCCGCGCTGCCCGGCAGCGGCGCACGCGTCGTGGCGCGCCCGGCCGGGGAGCGTCCGGGCGGCGGTGCCGAAACCGAAGCGCAGGATCCCGACCGGGAGGACACGACTCGTGGGCAGTGA
- a CDS encoding DUF4129 domain-containing protein, which yields MSGAGGTTARQHVIRADDIPVDTPRIPAREAAEHELSEPMYHENDPNLLQRGIDRFWDWVGGLFDAAADSAPGGPVGLAVLLLTVLGLAVALWWRLGTPQRSAPPADALFDGVGTHSAAQHRTAAETHAAALRWTEAVQERMRAIVRSLEERALLDPRPGRTADEAAAEAGRPLPEHATRLRAAAREFDDVTYGGRTGDQQAYLTLRTLDLELDDARPLLPGTARGATG from the coding sequence GTGTCGGGGGCGGGGGGCACCACGGCGAGGCAGCACGTCATCCGGGCGGACGACATACCCGTGGACACTCCACGAATACCGGCCCGTGAAGCGGCGGAGCACGAGCTGTCCGAGCCGATGTACCACGAGAACGATCCGAACCTGCTCCAGCGCGGCATCGACCGCTTCTGGGACTGGGTCGGCGGCCTCTTCGACGCCGCTGCCGACAGCGCACCCGGCGGCCCCGTCGGGCTCGCCGTACTCCTCCTGACCGTCCTCGGCCTGGCCGTCGCCCTGTGGTGGCGGCTGGGCACCCCGCAACGCTCCGCCCCTCCCGCCGACGCCCTCTTCGACGGCGTCGGCACACACAGCGCGGCCCAGCACCGCACCGCCGCCGAGACACACGCGGCAGCCCTCCGCTGGACCGAAGCCGTCCAGGAACGCATGCGTGCCATCGTCCGGTCCCTGGAAGAGCGCGCCCTGCTCGACCCCCGCCCCGGCCGCACCGCGGACGAGGCCGCCGCCGAAGCGGGCCGTCCCCTGCCCGAACACGCCACCCGCCTGCGGGCCGCCGCCCGGGAGTTCGACGACGTCACATACGGCGGCCGCACCGGGGACCAGCAGGCATACCTGACGCTGCGCACCCTCGATCTCGAACTCGACGACGCCAGACCCCTGCTGCCCGGCACCGCGCGAGGAGCCACCGGATGA
- a CDS encoding ComF family protein, with product MREWWREITGLVLPVACGGCGRPRTELCGDCGAALLDARPCRVRPSPEPRGLPVVHAAAPYENAVRAVLLAHKERGALGLAGALGGALAGAVRAGAGRLDDGGPLLLVPVPSARRSTGARGHDPVRRIALAAAGELRSTGTPARVLAVLRQRRPVADQAGLGARQRQVNLAGALEVVAGAGRLLAGGRVVLVDDLMTTGASLAEAARAVGSARGTAGGTAAGAGRENRSSGARHAAVVSASPLAFEINRN from the coding sequence ATGCGGGAGTGGTGGCGGGAGATCACCGGCTTGGTCCTGCCGGTGGCCTGCGGTGGCTGCGGCAGGCCCCGTACCGAGCTGTGCGGGGACTGCGGGGCGGCGCTGCTCGACGCGCGGCCGTGCCGGGTGCGGCCCTCGCCCGAGCCTCGTGGGCTGCCCGTGGTGCATGCGGCCGCCCCGTACGAGAACGCCGTACGCGCGGTGCTGCTGGCCCACAAGGAGCGAGGTGCACTGGGGCTCGCCGGGGCACTCGGAGGGGCTCTGGCGGGTGCCGTGAGGGCCGGGGCGGGCCGACTGGACGACGGGGGTCCGCTGCTGCTGGTGCCCGTACCGTCGGCGCGGCGGTCCACCGGGGCGCGCGGTCATGATCCGGTGCGCCGGATCGCACTGGCGGCGGCCGGGGAGCTGCGGAGTACGGGGACACCCGCGCGGGTGCTCGCGGTGCTGCGGCAGCGGCGTCCGGTGGCCGATCAGGCCGGGCTCGGGGCGCGGCAGCGGCAGGTGAACCTCGCGGGTGCGCTGGAGGTGGTGGCCGGTGCCGGGCGGCTTCTGGCGGGCGGCCGGGTGGTGCTGGTGGACGACCTCATGACGACGGGGGCCTCGCTCGCCGAGGCGGCTCGGGCGGTCGGGTCCGCACGCGGTACGGCAGGCGGAACCGCGGCCGGAGCAGGGCGGGAAAACAGGTCTTCCGGGGCGCGCCATGCAGCGGTTGTCTCAGCTTCTCCGCTCGCCTTCGAAATAAACCGGAACTGA
- the mtnA gene encoding S-methyl-5-thioribose-1-phosphate isomerase: protein MADQDAQSPVGIEPPALPVLRWDEPPEGAVLVLLDQTRLPAEEVELVCTDVPALVRAIRTLAVRGAPLLGIAGGYGVALAAVRGYDVAEAAEMLERARPTAVNLGYGVRRTAGAYWAAVEKGAGPQGAAAAALAEARALHREDAEASGRMARYGLALLGELLPGGAHRLLTHCNTGALVSGGEGTAFAVALSAHREGRLRRLWVDETRPLLQGARLTAYEAARHGMAYSLLTDNAAGSLFAAGEVDAVLIGADRIAADGSVANKVGSYPLAVLAKYHHVPFIVVAPTTTVDMDTVDGTSIIVEQRSGREVTEVTSSRTVSVDGGGGGVVLAPLGTVAYNPAFDITPPELITAIVTEEGVISPVTGVGLAELCARSSQVTIS, encoded by the coding sequence ATGGCTGATCAGGACGCGCAATCGCCGGTGGGCATCGAGCCTCCCGCGCTTCCCGTACTCCGCTGGGACGAGCCTCCGGAAGGTGCTGTTCTGGTGCTTCTCGACCAGACGCGGCTGCCTGCCGAGGAAGTCGAGCTGGTGTGCACCGATGTGCCCGCGTTGGTCCGGGCGATTCGGACTCTGGCGGTGCGAGGGGCGCCGCTCCTGGGGATCGCCGGGGGCTACGGGGTGGCGCTGGCCGCCGTGCGGGGCTACGACGTGGCGGAGGCCGCGGAGATGCTGGAGCGGGCGCGGCCCACCGCTGTGAACCTCGGCTACGGGGTGCGGCGTACGGCCGGGGCCTACTGGGCGGCCGTCGAGAAGGGGGCCGGTCCGCAGGGGGCGGCCGCGGCGGCGCTCGCCGAGGCGCGGGCTCTGCACCGCGAGGACGCCGAGGCGAGCGGGCGTATGGCGCGGTACGGTCTGGCACTCCTGGGAGAGCTTCTTCCGGGTGGGGCGCATCGGCTGCTGACCCATTGCAACACCGGGGCGCTCGTCTCCGGGGGTGAGGGGACGGCGTTCGCGGTGGCGTTGAGTGCTCATCGGGAGGGCCGGCTGAGGCGGCTCTGGGTGGACGAGACGCGCCCGCTGCTCCAGGGGGCCAGGCTTACCGCGTACGAGGCGGCGCGTCACGGGATGGCGTACAGCTTGCTTACGGACAACGCGGCGGGTTCGCTGTTTGCCGCGGGGGAGGTGGATGCCGTACTCATCGGGGCGGACCGCATCGCGGCCGACGGATCGGTGGCCAACAAGGTGGGGAGCTATCCGCTGGCGGTGCTCGCGAAGTATCACCATGTGCCGTTCATCGTGGTGGCTCCGACCACGACCGTGGATATGGACACCGTGGACGGCACATCGATCATCGTCGAGCAGCGTTCCGGGAGGGAAGTGACGGAGGTCACATCGTCCCGGACCGTGTCGGTCGACGGGGGAGGGGGTGGCGTGGTCCTGGCACCCCTGGGAACCGTGGCGTACAACCCGGCATTCGACATCACGCCGCCGGAATTGATCACGGCGATCGTCACGGAGGAGGGCGTAATTTCCCCGGTCACGGGGGTCGGACTGGCAGAGCTGTGTGCCAGGTCATCGCAGGTAACGATTAGCTAA
- a CDS encoding glycerophosphoryl diester phosphodiesterase membrane domain-containing protein — MNDSPGWASPGSAPSDGQETGIPRPSPPVDGSGPAGQWSPAQPPPGQWSPPSGSGNGPGAPPPAPGWGGRPPGSAWGGAPVAAKPGVIPLRPLSVGEILDGAMSTMRIHWRAVLGISLTVSVVAQIAVILIQRYLLPEPASVDPNATGAEALRQATDSAQSTLIASAPTTLITLIATLFTTSVLTVVISRSVLGRPVTLSDAWSEARPRVLRLLGLTVLLALMSAGIMAVGLLPGLLLGSGAGAALAFLGFAAACVVVLWLMVRFTLAAPALMLERQTIPTALRRSAKLVRGAWWRTFGILVLTSLFTVILAMVIGIPFGIAALAADGTGIDDLLNNSSAGFGWPFLIVSGVGDVIVSTLTYPFTAGVMALLYVDQRIRREALDLDLARAAGLPGYDTDPSRG, encoded by the coding sequence ATGAACGACTCTCCGGGCTGGGCGTCGCCCGGATCTGCCCCCTCCGACGGTCAGGAGACGGGTATCCCCCGGCCCTCCCCGCCCGTGGACGGAAGCGGCCCAGCAGGGCAGTGGTCCCCCGCGCAGCCGCCCCCCGGGCAGTGGTCCCCACCGAGCGGCTCGGGCAACGGCCCCGGCGCACCACCGCCCGCCCCCGGCTGGGGCGGCAGGCCACCGGGATCCGCGTGGGGCGGAGCGCCCGTCGCGGCGAAGCCCGGCGTCATCCCGCTCCGTCCGCTGAGCGTCGGAGAGATCCTCGACGGCGCCATGTCCACGATGCGCATCCACTGGCGCGCCGTCCTGGGCATCAGCCTCACCGTCTCCGTGGTCGCCCAGATCGCGGTCATCCTGATCCAGCGCTACCTCCTCCCCGAACCGGCGTCCGTCGACCCGAACGCCACCGGCGCCGAGGCCCTCCGTCAGGCCACCGACTCCGCGCAGTCCACCCTGATAGCCAGCGCGCCGACCACCCTCATCACGCTGATCGCCACGCTCTTCACCACGTCGGTACTCACCGTGGTGATCAGCCGCTCCGTGCTCGGCCGCCCGGTGACCCTCTCCGACGCCTGGTCCGAAGCGCGCCCGCGGGTCCTGCGGCTCCTCGGCCTCACCGTGCTGCTCGCCCTGATGAGCGCCGGGATCATGGCGGTGGGACTTCTCCCCGGCCTGCTTCTGGGCTCCGGCGCGGGAGCGGCACTCGCCTTCCTCGGCTTCGCCGCCGCATGCGTCGTGGTCCTCTGGCTGATGGTCCGCTTCACACTCGCCGCACCGGCCCTGATGCTGGAGCGTCAGACCATCCCCACCGCCCTGCGCCGGTCCGCGAAACTGGTCCGTGGCGCCTGGTGGCGCACCTTCGGCATCCTGGTACTGACCTCCCTGTTCACCGTCATCCTGGCCATGGTCATCGGCATCCCGTTCGGCATCGCCGCGCTCGCCGCCGACGGAACCGGAATCGATGACCTCCTCAACAACAGCTCCGCCGGTTTCGGCTGGCCGTTCCTCATCGTCTCGGGCGTCGGCGACGTGATCGTCTCGACACTCACGTACCCCTTCACCGCCGGCGTGATGGCCCTCCTCTACGTGGACCAGCGCATCCGCCGGGAGGCACTCGACCTCGACCTCGCACGGGCCGCGGGCCTGCCCGGCTACGACACCGACCCCTCCAGGGGCTGA
- the mtrA gene encoding two-component system response regulator MtrA: MMSIMKGRVLVVDDDTALAEMLGIVLRGEGFEPSFVADGDKALAAFREAKPDLVLLDLMLPGRDGIEVCRLIRAESGVPIVMLTAKSDTVDVVVGLESGADDYIVKPFKPKELVARIRARLRRSEEPAPEQLTIGDLVIDVAGHSVKREGQSIALTPLEFDLLVALARKPWQVFTREVLLEQVWGYRHAADTRLVNVHVQRLRSKVEKDPERPEIVVTVRGVGYKAGPS; the protein is encoded by the coding sequence ATGATGTCGATTATGAAGGGACGCGTCCTTGTCGTCGACGACGACACCGCACTGGCCGAGATGCTCGGGATTGTGCTGCGTGGAGAAGGTTTCGAGCCGTCGTTCGTAGCGGACGGCGACAAGGCACTTGCTGCATTTCGTGAGGCCAAACCGGACCTGGTTCTGCTGGATCTCATGCTGCCCGGACGGGACGGCATCGAGGTCTGCAGGCTGATCAGGGCCGAGTCCGGTGTGCCGATCGTCATGCTCACTGCCAAGAGCGACACCGTCGATGTGGTGGTGGGCCTGGAATCCGGGGCCGACGACTACATCGTCAAGCCGTTCAAACCGAAGGAGTTGGTTGCCCGGATCAGGGCACGTCTGCGGCGTTCCGAAGAGCCCGCGCCGGAACAGCTGACCATCGGTGACCTGGTCATCGACGTGGCCGGTCACTCGGTGAAGCGGGAAGGGCAGTCCATCGCCCTCACCCCGCTGGAGTTCGACCTGCTGGTCGCCCTCGCCCGTAAGCCGTGGCAGGTCTTCACCCGTGAGGTCCTGCTGGAGCAGGTCTGGGGTTACCGTCACGCCGCCGACACCCGTCTGGTGAATGTGCATGTCCAGCGTCTCCGTTCCAAGGTCGAGAAGGACCCGGAGCGGCCGGAGATCGTCGTGACCGTCCGAGGCGTCGGCTACAAGGCCGGACCGAGCTGA